The following are from one region of the Paenibacillus bovis genome:
- the ppc gene encoding phosphoenolpyruvate carboxylase, which produces MSELTVNVSKNHSNNLLRRDVRFLGNILGEVLVHQGGQELLDIVEKIRELSKSLRAVSLPEVFEEFKTLIKNLDSDNRHQVIRAFAVYFQLVNIAEQNHRIRRKRDYERSAGENVQSGTMENAVQELKNNNFTAEEVEAIFADLSLELVMTAHPTEAMRRAILDIHKRISEDVKLLDNPTLTFREREQLREKLLNEVITLWQTDELRDRKPTVLDEVRNGMYYFHETLFDVLPELYQELERSLSKHYPEHDWHVPGFLRFGSWIGGDRDGNPSVTAEVTWKTLQMQRKLAIREYQRILREMMQSLSFSTTIIDVSEELLSSIQKDRLHVTIDKIYSWNNENEPYRIKIAYMLRKLSNIGDDSKQGTTERYNDVSELLEDLKVIDKSLRHHYADYVADTYVKKMIRQVELFGFHTATLDVRQHSQEHENSLKEILANMEIVEDYSKLQEEEKIELLGKLLSDPRPITSPYFKYSESTEECLAVYRTIHKAQQEFGTNCISSYLISMTQGASDILEVMVFAKEMGLFRQLADGSVHCTLQAVPLFETIDDLHEAPRIMRQVLDLPAYRKAVAAMNDLHEIMLGYSDSNKDGGVVTANWELRLALNNITAMGQEYSIKLKFFHGRGGALGRGGMSLDRSILAQPPHTIGGGIKITEQGEVLSSRYSLQGIAYRSLEQAISALIHSATIAKTGEPAGEGNEEWEDIIRGISEVSLDKYQQLIFRDPDFMSFFKQSTPLPEVGELNIGSRPSKRKNSDRFEDLRAIPWVFAWTQSRYLLPAWYAAGTGLQHFYQNQPENMAVLQIMYKEFPFFTTLIDTLQMAIAKADLTIAREYAGMCQDDQSRARIFGLIESEFNLTRDLVLQITGQQDILDNVPVIQESVRLRNPYVDPLSYLQVQLLSELRQIREEGADDPELLREVLLTINGIAAGLRNTG; this is translated from the coding sequence ATGTCTGAGTTGACAGTCAATGTGAGTAAAAATCATTCTAATAATTTGCTTCGACGTGATGTACGTTTTTTGGGCAATATCCTGGGAGAGGTACTCGTACACCAGGGAGGCCAGGAGCTGCTGGATATCGTCGAAAAAATTCGTGAGTTGAGCAAATCATTACGGGCAGTTTCTTTGCCAGAGGTATTTGAAGAATTCAAAACATTAATCAAAAATCTGGATTCTGATAACAGACATCAGGTTATACGTGCTTTTGCTGTTTATTTTCAACTCGTTAATATCGCAGAGCAAAATCATCGTATCCGCCGGAAACGTGATTATGAACGTTCTGCTGGTGAAAATGTACAATCTGGAACGATGGAAAACGCTGTTCAGGAACTGAAAAATAATAACTTTACGGCTGAAGAGGTTGAAGCGATCTTTGCTGACCTTTCACTGGAACTGGTTATGACTGCCCATCCAACCGAGGCTATGCGCCGGGCTATTCTGGATATTCATAAGCGTATTTCTGAAGATGTAAAGCTGCTGGACAATCCAACGCTTACTTTCCGTGAACGGGAACAACTGCGTGAGAAGCTGCTGAATGAGGTTATTACTCTCTGGCAAACAGACGAGCTGCGTGATCGCAAACCGACTGTACTGGATGAAGTGCGTAACGGGATGTATTACTTCCACGAGACGCTGTTTGATGTACTACCTGAATTGTATCAGGAGCTGGAGCGTTCGCTGTCCAAACATTACCCTGAGCATGACTGGCATGTACCTGGTTTCTTGCGCTTTGGCTCATGGATTGGTGGAGACCGGGATGGTAACCCTTCTGTTACAGCAGAAGTGACCTGGAAAACACTACAGATGCAGCGGAAGCTGGCTATTCGTGAATACCAGCGTATCCTGCGTGAAATGATGCAGTCGCTGAGCTTCAGCACAACGATCATTGATGTGTCGGAAGAACTGTTGTCTTCTATTCAAAAAGATCGTCTGCATGTCACTATCGATAAAATCTACAGTTGGAATAATGAAAATGAGCCTTATCGGATCAAGATCGCTTATATGCTGCGCAAGCTGAGCAATATTGGTGATGATTCCAAGCAGGGTACTACAGAGCGTTACAATGATGTATCTGAACTGCTGGAAGATCTGAAAGTGATTGATAAGAGCCTTCGTCATCATTATGCTGATTATGTAGCGGATACATACGTGAAAAAGATGATCCGCCAGGTTGAGCTATTCGGGTTCCATACGGCTACACTTGACGTACGTCAACATAGCCAGGAGCACGAGAACTCCCTTAAGGAAATTCTCGCCAATATGGAGATTGTGGAGGATTACTCCAAACTTCAGGAAGAAGAGAAAATCGAGCTGCTTGGCAAGCTGCTAAGCGATCCAAGACCGATTACTTCTCCTTATTTCAAATATAGCGAGAGCACAGAAGAGTGTCTGGCAGTGTATCGTACGATTCATAAAGCGCAGCAGGAGTTCGGTACCAACTGTATCTCCAGCTACCTGATCAGTATGACACAGGGAGCGAGCGATATTCTGGAAGTGATGGTATTCGCCAAAGAGATGGGATTGTTCCGTCAATTGGCGGACGGCAGTGTACACTGTACATTGCAGGCAGTTCCGCTGTTCGAGACGATCGATGATCTGCACGAAGCACCTCGGATTATGCGTCAAGTGCTTGATTTGCCTGCTTATCGCAAAGCAGTAGCAGCGATGAATGACCTGCATGAGATTATGCTTGGTTACTCGGATAGCAACAAAGATGGCGGTGTGGTTACAGCAAACTGGGAACTGCGTCTTGCCCTTAACAATATTACGGCGATGGGCCAGGAATACAGCATCAAGCTGAAATTTTTCCATGGTCGTGGTGGTGCGCTCGGTCGCGGCGGAATGTCGCTGGATCGCAGTATTCTTGCACAGCCGCCGCATACGATCGGTGGAGGCATCAAGATTACGGAGCAGGGTGAAGTATTATCATCCCGTTACTCTTTGCAGGGAATTGCTTACCGTAGTCTGGAACAGGCAATCTCTGCGCTGATTCATTCCGCTACGATTGCCAAAACCGGAGAACCTGCCGGTGAGGGAAATGAGGAGTGGGAAGACATCATTCGTGGTATTTCGGAAGTATCGCTGGATAAATACCAGCAGCTGATTTTCCGTGATCCTGACTTTATGAGCTTCTTCAAGCAGTCCACGCCTTTGCCGGAAGTAGGCGAACTGAATATCGGTTCTCGTCCTTCCAAACGTAAAAACAGTGATCGGTTCGAGGATTTACGGGCAATTCCGTGGGTATTTGCCTGGACACAGAGTCGTTATCTGCTACCGGCATGGTATGCTGCCGGTACAGGATTGCAGCATTTTTATCAGAATCAGCCTGAAAATATGGCTGTTCTGCAAATAATGTATAAAGAGTTCCCGTTCTTTACGACATTGATCGATACGCTGCAAATGGCTATTGCGAAAGCGGATCTGACGATTGCCAGAGAGTATGCAGGAATGTGTCAGGATGATCAGTCCCGCGCACGCATCTTCGGATTAATCGAGTCCGAATTTAATCTGACTCGTGATCTGGTACTTCAAATTACCGGACAACAGGACATTCTTGATAATGTTCCGGTTATTCAGGAATCGGTACGTCTGCGTAACCCATATGTAGATCCACTCAGCTATTTGCAGGTACAGCTGCTTAGTGAACTGCGCCAGATTCGTGAAGAAGGTGCAGATGATCCGGAATTGCTGCGTGAAGTACTATTGACGATCAATGGTATTGCGGCAGGTTTGAGAAATACGGGCTGA